CGCCAGAATGTCAGTACCCCACGGCGGTCCGCCAGCTCAATGAAGCACTGCGATACCTCGTGGCAAATGCCGGCGACTTCAACCTGGACAAGGACCGCATTATTCTGGCCGGGGACTCTGCAGGAGCCCAGCTGGCCAGCCAGCTGGCGGTCATGACTACCAACCCCGCCTATGCCGTGCAGGTGGGCATCACCCCGGCTATCCTGGCGACGGCCTGACAGCCAGCCAGTCCACCAGGATGGCGGACCGGCTGGCCGCAGTCCACGTTCCGGTCACGCGGCTGTTCTGGGACAAGGAACATACGCCGGCCCTGCCGCACGAGTATCAGGTCCACCTCAAGTTTCCCGAGGCACGCCAGGCGTTTGAGGAGACGATGGAGTTCATCAAGTCGGTCAGTAACTGACCCCTGCGAGGAACTCAACGAAGGAGCCCGGCCAGCCATGGGTCAGCAACAAGGGTGCAGCGGTCAGGGGATCAGGAGCGCCAGCGCGTGGTCATGAGAAAGCCGAGAATGGCAATTCCGAACCCGGCAACGATGTTCCACGACGCCCATGCCTGGACCGGAAACTTACCCTCGCTGATGTAGAACGTGATGATCCACAGCAGACCCACGATCATCAGTCCGAACATCACCGGCTTGAACCACACAGGGTTTGGCTTCTGGGCCTGCGTGGCGGAAGCCGGCTGGGCCGCGCTGGCAGTCTTCTTTCGTGGCTTTGACTCTGGCATGTGTCCTCCTTGGCGGGCTGGATCAAGAGTAGGGACGCCGCCTTGGTATCCTGCAAGAAGGAAAATGCCAGCGGTCCGCGCGCTCTTGGTCAAGTCTGAGTTCTTACTAGCAGCCAATTCTAGCTGTAGTTCAGGCCACACCGACGCGCACCGCGACCGCCTTGGAGGAGAACGCGTGGTACTGCAGGAGAAGGAGGCGTCCCCCGCCGTGCCGGTAACCGGCGTCAGTGTCCTTCGCAGAACGGTGCAGCTGA
This genomic interval from Micrococcaceae bacterium Sec5.7 contains the following:
- a CDS encoding cell division protein CrgA — protein: MPESKPRKKTASAAQPASATQAQKPNPVWFKPVMFGLMIVGLLWIITFYISEGKFPVQAWASWNIVAGFGIAILGFLMTTRWRS